A window from Trinickia violacea encodes these proteins:
- a CDS encoding nucleotidyltransferase family protein, which produces MTNANINRLKVSLDAPISEVVARIQASGPLGCVLIYDDAERFVNIVTDGDVRRAFLEGKQLDGTARDIHNVKLKTSRPAPITANIGSTHAERTTLFRRHSLRQLILVDRHGAPVEIVDHQSINSSPSYVNQHFTAVVMAGGFGMRLRPLTEDTPKPMLQINGRPMLEISIEKLVNYGATRIFISTHYLPEKIVNHFGSGERFGVPIEYIHEDVPLGTGGALSLLSSRDDTTLVFNGDILTNLDISMFLAYHLRTESALTIAATQYSFQVPFGVVSATGTRVSHIDEKPKFSFLINSGIYFLSPRVFSTLPASGPYHMTDVTHEQIRRGAPVSCFPIFEHWLDVGRPSDYDLAAKLF; this is translated from the coding sequence ATGACGAACGCGAACATCAACCGACTCAAAGTATCGCTCGACGCCCCGATTTCCGAGGTTGTCGCCCGCATCCAAGCCAGCGGGCCGTTGGGCTGTGTGCTGATCTACGACGACGCGGAGCGCTTCGTCAACATCGTCACCGACGGCGATGTGCGACGCGCCTTTCTGGAGGGCAAGCAACTCGACGGCACGGCGCGCGATATTCACAACGTCAAGCTCAAGACCAGTCGGCCAGCACCGATCACCGCCAACATCGGCTCGACGCATGCGGAACGAACGACGCTGTTTCGCCGGCATTCGCTGCGTCAATTGATTCTCGTCGATCGTCATGGCGCACCGGTCGAGATCGTCGATCATCAAAGCATCAATTCGTCGCCCTCGTATGTGAACCAGCATTTCACGGCGGTGGTGATGGCGGGAGGTTTCGGCATGCGGCTGCGGCCGCTGACGGAAGATACGCCCAAGCCGATGCTGCAGATCAACGGCCGCCCCATGCTCGAAATCAGCATCGAAAAGCTCGTGAACTATGGGGCGACCCGCATCTTCATCTCGACCCACTACTTGCCCGAAAAAATCGTGAATCACTTCGGAAGCGGCGAGCGCTTCGGCGTGCCCATCGAATACATTCACGAGGATGTTCCGCTCGGCACGGGCGGTGCGCTGTCGCTGCTCTCCTCTCGTGACGACACAACGCTCGTCTTCAACGGCGACATTCTCACGAATCTCGACATCAGCATGTTCCTTGCCTACCACCTGCGCACCGAGTCGGCGCTGACCATCGCGGCGACGCAATACAGCTTCCAGGTTCCGTTCGGCGTGGTGAGCGCAACGGGAACGCGTGTCAGCCATATCGACGAAAAGCCGAAATTCAGCTTTCTGATCAATAGCGGCATCTACTTCCTGTCACCGAGGGTCTTCTCGACGTTGCCGGCAAGCGGCCCTTACCACATGACCGATGTCACTCACGAGCAGATCCGGCGCGGCGCACCCGTTTCCTGCTTTCCGATCTTCGAGCACTGGCTCGACGTCGGCCGGCCCAGCGACTACGACCTCGCAGCGAAACTGTTTTGA
- the neuC gene encoding UDP-N-acetylglucosamine 2-epimerase: protein MRTICIFTGTRAEYGLLRPLIRALAATQDVTVKLLATGSHVAESSGATWREIAGDGIAIDERIEVLMDSASESGVYTAMGLGMIRYGDAFRRLEPDLLVILGDRFEAFAAAAAATVCKIPIAHLHGGELTFGAIDESFRHAITKLSHLHFASTEAYRTRVIQLGERPDRVFAVGAMGVENIRTLDLFDKDEIDRRLGIDPQQPYFLVTFHPATLSPKRPEAQLNALLDALERFPDHTVVMTGANADAGGMAINRLLAARAAEHPGRYRFHMSLGARLYLSAARYAAAVVGNSSSAIIEVPTLGVPSVDIGPRQAGRVRGESVITCDDDTAHIVEALRRALSADFRQRAASASNPYDRPGTTAQIVDILVSHDLSDLLHKTFYDLH from the coding sequence ATGCGCACGATCTGTATCTTCACCGGCACACGCGCTGAATATGGCTTGCTGCGCCCGCTGATTCGCGCGCTTGCGGCCACGCAAGACGTGACCGTCAAGCTGCTGGCGACCGGATCGCATGTCGCGGAATCGAGCGGCGCAACCTGGCGGGAAATTGCCGGCGACGGCATCGCCATCGACGAACGAATCGAAGTGTTGATGGACAGCGCGTCGGAATCCGGCGTGTACACCGCGATGGGGCTCGGCATGATCCGCTACGGCGACGCATTCCGACGCCTCGAACCGGACCTCCTCGTCATTCTCGGCGACCGCTTCGAGGCCTTCGCGGCCGCAGCCGCAGCAACGGTCTGCAAGATTCCCATCGCCCATTTGCATGGCGGCGAACTCACATTCGGCGCCATCGACGAATCGTTTCGTCACGCGATAACGAAATTGAGCCATTTGCACTTCGCGAGCACGGAAGCCTACCGGACCCGTGTCATTCAACTCGGCGAGCGTCCCGATCGCGTGTTCGCAGTCGGCGCAATGGGTGTCGAAAATATCCGGACTCTCGATCTTTTCGACAAAGACGAAATCGACCGCAGGCTAGGCATCGATCCGCAGCAACCTTACTTCTTGGTCACCTTCCATCCCGCCACGCTGTCCCCAAAGCGGCCCGAAGCCCAGTTGAACGCGTTGCTCGACGCGCTGGAGCGGTTCCCGGACCACACTGTCGTCATGACAGGCGCGAACGCCGATGCCGGCGGCATGGCAATCAACCGGCTTCTCGCGGCGCGGGCGGCCGAACACCCCGGCCGCTATCGATTCCATATGTCGCTCGGGGCAAGACTCTATCTGTCTGCTGCGCGATACGCCGCAGCGGTCGTGGGAAACTCGTCGAGCGCGATCATCGAAGTGCCGACGCTCGGCGTGCCGAGCGTCGACATCGGCCCGCGGCAAGCCGGACGCGTGCGCGGAGAAAGCGTCATTACGTGCGATGACGACACAGCGCACATCGTCGAGGCGCTCCGGCGTGCGCTGTCGGCCGACTTTCGCCAGCGCGCCGCCAGCGCGAGCAATCCCTATGACCGGCCCGGAACGACCGCACAGATCGTCGATATCCTCGTATCGCACGACCTGAGCGATCTGCTTCACAAGACCTTTTATGACCTTCACTAA
- a CDS encoding SDR family oxidoreductase has protein sequence MRTISQLMSLTGKTAVITGGAGHIGAAIAEALAEAGATIALVDRERLELERRAEHLRRAASVDVATFEVELADEASVRALPRHVAERCGSFDVLVNCAAFVGTSKLDGWAVPFEQQRSAAWRAAFEVNVTAVFELVQAALPLLEQSGKGSVINVSSLYGVVGPDWRLYEGTAMGNPAAYGASKGALIQLTHWLATTLAPRVRVNAMSPGGVWRNQPAEFVERYTQRTPLARMATEEDFKGVALFLASDLSSYVTGQNLIVDGGWCAW, from the coding sequence ATGCGCACGATCTCGCAACTCATGTCTCTTACCGGCAAGACCGCCGTGATCACCGGAGGCGCCGGGCACATCGGCGCGGCGATCGCCGAGGCGCTAGCCGAAGCCGGCGCGACGATTGCGCTAGTGGATCGCGAACGCCTGGAACTGGAACGACGCGCAGAGCACCTTCGCCGCGCGGCGAGCGTCGACGTCGCCACGTTCGAAGTCGAGCTTGCCGACGAAGCCAGCGTGCGCGCGCTTCCCCGGCACGTCGCCGAGCGCTGCGGAAGCTTTGACGTGCTCGTCAACTGTGCGGCCTTCGTCGGGACCTCGAAGCTCGACGGCTGGGCCGTTCCCTTCGAGCAGCAGCGAAGCGCCGCCTGGCGCGCCGCTTTCGAGGTGAACGTCACCGCCGTCTTCGAGCTCGTCCAAGCCGCCTTGCCCCTTCTCGAACAGTCCGGCAAAGGATCGGTCATCAACGTGTCTTCGCTATACGGCGTCGTAGGACCGGACTGGCGGCTCTACGAAGGCACCGCCATGGGCAATCCGGCCGCTTACGGTGCAAGCAAAGGCGCGCTGATTCAGTTGACCCACTGGCTTGCGACCACCTTGGCGCCGCGCGTTCGCGTCAACGCGATGAGCCCTGGCGGGGTATGGCGCAATCAACCCGCCGAGTTTGTCGAGCGCTACACGCAACGCACACCGCTCGCACGCATGGCGACCGAAGAGGATTTCAAGGGCGTGGCGCTTTTTCTTGCAAGCGACCTGTCGAGCTACGTGACAGGTCAGAACCTCATTGTCGACGGCGGCTGGTGCGCCTGGTGA
- a CDS encoding Gfo/Idh/MocA family protein, producing MNRSNVDKRLLVIGYGSIGARHSRLAAEAGADVACVTNRPAVPFPRFASIAQALAERPCDQIVIANATDLHAQTLQELAQAGFAGRLLVEKPLCHRLDKAPALPPAMHVSVAYNLRFHPLVRKLRETLASRPLYSASFYAGQYLPQWRPETDYRSSYSARKEQGGGVLRDLSHEIDLALWLCGRTQSVAAIGGHVSSLDIDSDDVYSILSVNERCPAVAISINYLDRTPKRTITINAQDLTASLDLVNGTLAVDGEMTRCEAERDSTYRAQLQAFFDNDTSTMCSFDEGRDVLRFIVAAESAALNRRWVHL from the coding sequence ATGAACCGATCTAACGTGGACAAGCGCCTGCTCGTGATCGGCTACGGATCGATCGGCGCGCGCCATAGCCGCCTCGCCGCGGAGGCGGGCGCGGACGTCGCCTGTGTCACGAACCGTCCGGCGGTGCCGTTTCCCCGCTTCGCCAGTATCGCGCAGGCGCTCGCCGAACGACCCTGCGACCAAATCGTGATTGCCAACGCGACCGACCTTCACGCGCAGACCCTCCAGGAGCTGGCCCAAGCCGGCTTCGCAGGCCGCCTGCTGGTCGAAAAACCGCTGTGCCATAGGCTCGACAAAGCGCCCGCGCTGCCGCCGGCCATGCATGTCTCGGTGGCCTACAACCTGCGCTTTCACCCGCTCGTCAGAAAACTGCGCGAGACGCTCGCATCGCGGCCGCTCTACAGCGCCAGCTTCTACGCCGGGCAGTATCTCCCGCAGTGGCGCCCGGAAACGGACTACCGGTCGTCTTACTCCGCGCGCAAGGAGCAGGGCGGCGGCGTGTTGAGGGATCTGTCGCATGAAATCGACCTCGCGCTGTGGCTGTGCGGGCGAACCCAATCGGTCGCCGCCATTGGCGGGCACGTCAGCAGCCTCGATATCGACAGCGACGATGTCTATTCGATCCTGTCGGTCAACGAGCGCTGTCCGGCCGTGGCGATTTCCATCAACTACCTCGACCGGACGCCCAAGCGAACCATCACGATCAACGCACAAGATCTGACCGCCAGCCTGGATCTCGTGAACGGCACGCTGGCCGTCGACGGTGAAATGACCCGCTGTGAAGCCGAGCGCGATTCGACCTATCGCGCACAACTTCAAGCGTTTTTCGACAACGACACCTCGACGATGTGTTCCTTCGACGAAGGCCGCGACGTTCTACGTTTTATCGTCGCCGCGGAATCGGCCGCGCTGAATCGGCGCTGGGTCCACCTCTAA
- the neuB gene encoding N-acetylneuraminate synthase, producing the protein MNPICTVIAEAGVNHNGSVDLAYRLVDAAAQARASYVKFQTFRAEKLVTRLAPKANYQKQTSGAGESQFEMLKRLELPLPAFRDIAAYCGQRDIAFLSTPFDAESAVFLAGVGMKALKVSSGDLTDIPFLRELGAMRLPIFLSTGMAKLGEVEDALETLEAAGTPLERITVLHCTTEYPAPIEEVNLRAMLALGSAFPRISIGYSDHTEGIDIPIAAAALGARVIEKHLTLDRSMEGPDHRASLEAPEFARMVESVRRVTAALGDGRKRPTPSELPNRLIARKSIVASRPIAKGEPLSPENLTVRRPGAGISPAQWDRVVGTLATRAYAADEPI; encoded by the coding sequence GTGAATCCAATCTGCACAGTCATCGCCGAAGCCGGCGTCAATCACAACGGCTCTGTCGATTTGGCCTATCGCCTGGTGGACGCTGCCGCTCAAGCGCGCGCCAGCTACGTCAAATTCCAGACCTTTCGCGCAGAAAAGCTCGTCACGCGGCTCGCGCCGAAAGCGAACTATCAGAAGCAGACAAGTGGCGCAGGCGAGTCGCAGTTCGAGATGTTGAAGCGCCTCGAATTGCCGCTTCCCGCCTTTCGCGATATCGCCGCTTATTGCGGACAAAGGGACATTGCTTTCCTGTCCACGCCATTCGATGCGGAATCGGCCGTCTTTCTCGCCGGCGTGGGCATGAAGGCACTGAAAGTCAGCTCAGGCGATCTCACCGATATTCCGTTCCTGCGCGAACTGGGCGCGATGAGGCTGCCGATCTTCCTCTCCACGGGAATGGCGAAGCTCGGCGAGGTGGAAGATGCGCTGGAAACGCTGGAGGCGGCAGGCACGCCACTCGAGCGGATCACGGTACTCCACTGCACCACCGAATACCCGGCTCCCATCGAAGAGGTCAATCTGCGCGCCATGCTCGCGCTCGGCAGTGCCTTTCCGCGCATCTCGATCGGCTATTCCGACCATACGGAAGGCATCGACATTCCGATCGCCGCCGCCGCGCTCGGCGCACGTGTGATCGAGAAGCACCTCACACTCGACCGGTCGATGGAAGGCCCCGATCACCGCGCCAGTCTCGAGGCGCCCGAGTTCGCGCGGATGGTCGAGTCCGTGCGCCGCGTCACGGCGGCGCTCGGCGACGGCCGCAAGCGCCCGACCCCGTCCGAACTGCCGAATCGCCTGATCGCGCGCAAGTCGATCGTCGCAAGCCGTCCCATTGCCAAAGGCGAACCGCTGTCGCCCGAGAACTTGACCGTGCGTCGTCCCGGGGCGGGCATTTCGCCTGCCCAATGGGATCGCGTGGTCGGAACGCTGGCGACGCGCGCCTATGCCGCAGATGAACCGATCTAA
- a CDS encoding NeuD/PglB/VioB family sugar acetyltransferase has product MKDILLVGGGGHCKAVIDVIESTQAWRIAGIVERRGSAISEVMGYEVVGVDDDLHRLRERCEFALVTCGQIKSPDIRIRLFHALKAARFTLPALVSARSHVARSATLGEGTVVMHAAHIGPDARIGANTIVNTRALIEHDAVVGNHCHVATTAVLNGGATIGDRSLIGSGAVCREGVVVGADCIVGMGTRVLKTLPDGALFIGAHAK; this is encoded by the coding sequence ATGAAAGACATCTTGCTGGTCGGCGGAGGCGGTCATTGCAAAGCGGTCATCGACGTCATCGAATCGACGCAAGCGTGGCGCATTGCCGGCATCGTCGAACGGCGCGGCAGTGCGATCTCGGAGGTGATGGGCTACGAGGTCGTCGGCGTCGATGACGATCTCCATCGGCTGCGCGAGCGCTGCGAGTTCGCGCTCGTCACCTGCGGACAGATCAAGTCACCCGACATCAGGATTCGCCTGTTCCATGCGCTGAAAGCGGCCCGCTTCACGCTGCCGGCTCTCGTGTCCGCTCGCTCGCACGTCGCGCGCTCAGCGACGCTCGGCGAAGGCACGGTCGTCATGCACGCGGCACACATCGGCCCCGATGCGCGAATCGGCGCAAATACGATCGTCAACACCCGCGCGCTGATCGAGCACGATGCGGTTGTCGGCAATCATTGCCACGTCGCGACAACCGCAGTCCTCAACGGCGGCGCCACGATCGGCGATCGAAGCCTGATCGGCAGCGGCGCCGTCTGCCGCGAAGGCGTCGTGGTCGGCGCGGACTGCATCGTCGGAATGGGAACCCGTGTTCTTAAGACGCTGCCGGACGGCGCGCTGTTTATCGGAGCACACGCAAAGTGA
- a CDS encoding LegC family aminotransferase, protein MTRAHDILRIVRHVYGGNGPLPLHAPVFAGNERAYVESTIESTFVSSVGEYVDQFERMLVALTGAQHVIATTNGTTALHMALLLADVEPGDLVITQSLSFVATANAIAHASAVPAFVDVDLATLGMSPDALRAFLERECERTNGSVRHRASGRRVAACVPMHSFGFPCRIDEIAEVCEAWRIALVEDAAEALGSWRGTRHCGTTGRLGTLSFNGNKVCTTGGGGAIMTNDPAIAKRAKHLTTTAKVPHRWRFEHDAIGYNFRLPNLNAALGCAQLEQLDDFLRFKRALAQRYRAAFTASDIPFVAEPEGTRANYWLCAILLRNEAERDACLEVTNNAGVMTRPAWEPLHTLPMFAQSPRGPLDVTAHVSARLVNIPSGVRTEATT, encoded by the coding sequence ATGACCCGCGCCCACGACATCCTTCGCATCGTCCGCCACGTGTACGGCGGTAACGGACCGCTGCCCCTCCATGCCCCCGTATTTGCCGGCAACGAGCGCGCTTATGTCGAGTCGACGATCGAATCGACCTTCGTTTCGTCGGTGGGCGAGTACGTGGACCAGTTCGAGCGCATGCTGGTCGCACTCACGGGTGCGCAGCACGTGATCGCGACAACGAACGGCACCACTGCGCTGCACATGGCCCTGCTGCTCGCGGATGTCGAGCCCGGCGACCTGGTCATCACGCAATCGCTCAGCTTTGTCGCCACCGCGAACGCGATCGCTCACGCGTCCGCGGTGCCGGCTTTCGTCGATGTCGACTTGGCGACGCTCGGCATGTCGCCCGATGCGCTGCGCGCATTTCTCGAGCGCGAGTGCGAACGCACGAACGGCAGCGTGCGGCATCGCGCGTCGGGCCGCCGCGTGGCCGCCTGCGTGCCGATGCATTCGTTCGGCTTTCCGTGCCGCATCGACGAGATCGCCGAAGTCTGCGAGGCGTGGCGCATTGCGCTCGTCGAGGACGCCGCCGAAGCGCTCGGGAGCTGGCGCGGCACGCGGCATTGCGGCACCACCGGTCGATTGGGCACGCTGAGCTTCAACGGCAACAAGGTGTGCACGACCGGCGGCGGCGGCGCCATCATGACGAACGACCCGGCCATCGCCAAGCGGGCCAAACACCTGACGACCACGGCGAAGGTCCCCCACCGCTGGCGCTTCGAGCATGACGCAATCGGCTACAACTTCCGGCTTCCGAATTTGAATGCCGCGCTCGGCTGCGCGCAGCTCGAGCAGCTGGACGATTTCCTTCGCTTCAAACGGGCACTCGCCCAACGCTATCGGGCCGCCTTCACGGCCTCCGACATTCCCTTCGTGGCCGAACCGGAGGGCACGCGCGCCAACTATTGGCTCTGCGCGATTCTGCTGCGCAACGAGGCCGAGCGCGATGCCTGCCTGGAGGTCACCAACAACGCGGGCGTCATGACGCGCCCCGCCTGGGAGCCGCTGCATACGCTGCCGATGTTCGCGCAAAGCCCGCGCGGACCGCTCGACGTCACAGCGCATGTCAGTGCCCGGCTCGTCAACATTCCGAGCGGCGTACGCACCGAGGCGACGACATGA
- a CDS encoding NAD-dependent 4,6-dehydratase LegB, with product MSSKKRILVTGSDGFIGSHLTEHLVRAGHDVRAFVLYNSFNSWGWLDHAARDVQSSLDIFAGDIRDPNGVRKAVADRDVVLHLAALIAIPYSYHSPDTYVDTNIKGTLNVVQAARDSGARVVHTSTSEVYGTALTVPISETHPLQGQSPYSASKIGADQIALSFHLSFGTPVSVLRPFNTYGPRQSARAVIPSIVTQIANGRRAIKLGSLHPTRDFNYVTDTVRAFEAVMESDAAVGQVLNAGSGFEISIADTVKVIAETMGIDVRVETDEQRLRPEKSEVERLLADAGRLRALTGWAPEYGGPDGFRRGIAKTVQWFTEPANLARYKADLYNV from the coding sequence ATGTCGTCGAAAAAGAGAATCCTGGTTACCGGCTCGGACGGTTTTATCGGCTCGCACCTCACCGAACATCTCGTGCGTGCCGGGCACGACGTCCGCGCATTCGTGCTGTACAACTCGTTCAACTCGTGGGGCTGGCTCGACCATGCAGCCCGCGACGTGCAATCCTCGCTCGACATCTTCGCCGGCGACATCCGCGACCCGAACGGCGTGCGCAAGGCGGTCGCCGATCGTGACGTCGTTCTTCATCTTGCCGCACTGATCGCGATCCCCTATTCGTACCACTCGCCGGATACGTACGTGGATACCAACATCAAGGGCACACTGAACGTCGTGCAGGCGGCGCGCGATTCCGGCGCGCGCGTCGTGCACACATCGACGAGCGAGGTGTACGGCACGGCGCTCACGGTCCCGATCTCCGAAACCCATCCTCTACAAGGTCAATCGCCCTACTCGGCCTCGAAAATCGGCGCGGATCAGATTGCGCTGTCGTTCCACTTGTCGTTCGGCACACCGGTCTCCGTGCTGCGTCCGTTCAATACGTACGGCCCGCGTCAATCGGCACGCGCCGTGATTCCGAGCATCGTCACGCAAATCGCCAACGGCCGGCGCGCGATCAAGCTCGGTTCGTTGCATCCGACACGCGACTTCAACTATGTCACCGACACCGTCCGCGCGTTCGAAGCGGTGATGGAGAGCGACGCCGCGGTGGGCCAGGTGCTCAATGCCGGCAGCGGCTTCGAGATCAGCATTGCCGACACCGTCAAGGTCATCGCCGAGACGATGGGCATCGACGTGCGCGTCGAAACCGACGAGCAGCGGCTGCGTCCCGAGAAGAGCGAAGTGGAACGGCTGCTTGCCGATGCGGGACGCCTGCGCGCGCTGACCGGCTGGGCGCCCGAATACGGCGGACCGGACGGCTTTCGCCGAGGCATCGCGAAGACCGTGCAGTGGTTCACGGAGCCCGCCAATCTGGCGCGCTACAAAGCCGATCTCTACAACGTCTGA
- a CDS encoding thiamine pyrophosphate-binding protein — protein sequence MAISVADYVFQRVAEEGVKDVFMVSGGGIMYLCDALGRSPDLRYWCNYHEQACAIAAEGYARVTEGLGVCLVTTGPGSTNALSGVAGAWVDSIPVLVISGQVRTAIMADYDRQRQVGPQEINITPMAAPVTKHAVTVTRAEDLRYELEKCLYLARAGRPGPVWLNLPLDIQSALIEPEQQRAYVPEGKATPELDQAAVAQIADWFAVAKRPVILYGNGIVLGGARQSFRKLVADLRVPAMSTISAMDALAEDDPCFQGRIGPGGQRRANFALQNADLVLAIGTSLSIAAIGFSDKFAPKAKKILVNIDEGDLEKRNITIDLPVLADANEFIAAFRAELELRDRKTPQRWLDACAMWKREYPPMPSSEHLQKEHVDIYAAYDELSRQLGDTDIVVSGNSLDGCIIAYQNHRVKDGQVAFTSACMGAMGWDLPALVGACIADDRKRRGVLVTGDGSVLFNIQELMFLGHNRLNAKLFISNNDGYQSIRNTQTRFFDGRQVGTDVHSGVGNPNFEQLAAAFHLKYLRIATNAELKESIARVFADDEPWIVEMLVSQQQQRFRASSYRKPDGTLASRPMEDMDPLLAREELERNMTMFDND from the coding sequence ATGGCAATCAGTGTCGCGGATTATGTGTTTCAGCGTGTCGCCGAGGAGGGCGTCAAGGATGTGTTCATGGTCTCGGGCGGCGGGATCATGTATCTATGCGACGCGTTGGGCCGCTCGCCCGACTTGCGCTATTGGTGCAACTACCACGAGCAAGCCTGCGCAATCGCGGCCGAAGGCTATGCGCGGGTGACGGAAGGTCTTGGCGTATGCCTCGTCACGACGGGTCCGGGCAGCACCAACGCATTGAGCGGCGTCGCGGGCGCCTGGGTCGATTCCATCCCGGTTCTCGTGATTTCCGGGCAGGTGCGCACGGCCATCATGGCGGACTACGACCGCCAGCGCCAGGTAGGGCCACAGGAGATCAACATCACGCCGATGGCCGCGCCGGTCACGAAACATGCAGTCACGGTGACGCGTGCCGAAGACCTCCGCTACGAGCTGGAAAAGTGCCTGTATCTCGCGCGGGCCGGCCGGCCCGGTCCGGTCTGGCTCAACCTTCCCCTCGACATCCAGTCCGCCCTGATCGAGCCGGAGCAACAGCGCGCCTATGTGCCGGAAGGGAAAGCCACGCCGGAACTCGACCAGGCGGCTGTCGCACAGATCGCCGATTGGTTCGCGGTTGCCAAGCGGCCGGTCATTCTCTACGGCAACGGCATCGTGCTCGGCGGCGCACGCCAGTCCTTCCGCAAACTCGTCGCGGATCTGCGCGTGCCGGCCATGTCGACCATCAGCGCGATGGATGCGCTTGCCGAAGACGATCCCTGTTTCCAAGGCCGGATCGGTCCCGGCGGGCAACGTCGCGCCAACTTTGCGCTGCAAAATGCGGATCTCGTGCTCGCGATCGGCACGAGCCTGTCGATCGCGGCCATCGGATTCAGCGACAAATTCGCGCCGAAGGCGAAGAAGATTCTCGTGAACATCGACGAAGGCGATCTCGAGAAGCGCAACATCACGATCGATCTGCCGGTGCTGGCGGATGCGAACGAATTTATCGCCGCGTTTCGCGCAGAGCTCGAATTGCGCGACCGGAAAACCCCGCAGCGCTGGCTCGACGCCTGCGCGATGTGGAAGCGCGAGTACCCGCCGATGCCTTCTTCCGAGCATCTGCAAAAGGAGCACGTCGATATCTACGCTGCGTACGACGAGCTGTCGCGGCAACTGGGCGATACCGACATCGTCGTGAGCGGCAACTCGCTCGACGGCTGCATCATCGCCTATCAGAACCACCGCGTGAAAGACGGCCAGGTCGCTTTCACGAGCGCATGCATGGGCGCGATGGGCTGGGATCTTCCGGCGCTCGTCGGCGCCTGCATTGCGGACGATCGCAAGCGCCGCGGCGTCCTGGTCACCGGCGACGGCAGCGTGCTCTTCAATATTCAAGAGCTGATGTTCCTCGGCCACAACCGGCTGAACGCCAAACTCTTCATCAGCAACAACGACGGATACCAGAGCATCCGCAACACGCAGACGCGCTTCTTCGACGGTCGCCAGGTCGGGACGGACGTGCATTCGGGCGTCGGCAATCCGAACTTCGAGCAACTGGCCGCGGCATTCCACTTGAAGTACCTGCGCATCGCAACGAACGCCGAGCTGAAGGAGTCGATCGCGCGGGTATTCGCCGACGACGAACCATGGATCGTCGAAATGCTCGTGTCCCAGCAACAGCAGCGCTTCCGCGCGAGCTCATACCGCAAGCCGGACGGCACGCTCGCATCGCGTCCGATGGAAGACATGGACCCGTTGCTGGCGCGTGAGGAATTGGAACGCAACATGACGATGTTCGACAACGATTAG
- a CDS encoding NAD-dependent epimerase/dehydratase family protein produces the protein MLDIPHGYSLFQEDLDNVSRGLAPIWSELRGAHLFLTGGTGFFGIWLLESLLWANQAHRLDLRITVLSRSPERFLSARAPHLRGREALRFVTGSLADFAIPAEPCTHILHAASENNVDQRTDWAERQLNSAIDGTRRVVDMAVRHQTKSLLLTTSGSVYLPSDSSDVSRYVEGPAGIADYVSERSVYGQSKRTMEVMTSVAAYTHGFNALIARCFAFVGPHLSLEHNYVIGNFIRDALHGRQIVVTGDGTPLRSYLYAADLVVWLLTILVRGRSGVPYNVGGKEAVSVGELARRVAAAGGYPADAVTIKGIPVPGATPSAYLPSLKRIETELGVRVAVPLDEAIRRTLAWHRKRSDLK, from the coding sequence ATGCTTGATATTCCACACGGCTACTCGCTCTTCCAGGAAGACCTGGATAACGTGTCGCGGGGCCTCGCGCCGATCTGGTCCGAGCTGCGCGGCGCGCACCTCTTCCTGACCGGAGGCACCGGCTTTTTCGGCATTTGGCTGTTGGAGTCGCTGCTATGGGCAAACCAGGCGCATCGGCTCGATCTGCGGATCACTGTCCTCAGCCGCTCGCCCGAGCGTTTCTTGAGCGCGCGCGCGCCGCATTTGCGCGGCCGCGAGGCGTTGCGCTTCGTCACAGGCTCGTTGGCGGACTTCGCCATCCCCGCCGAACCCTGCACGCACATTCTGCATGCTGCGTCAGAAAACAACGTGGACCAGCGAACGGACTGGGCGGAGCGCCAATTGAATTCGGCAATCGACGGCACGCGCCGCGTCGTCGACATGGCCGTGCGTCACCAGACGAAATCGCTGCTGCTGACGACATCGGGCTCGGTGTATCTGCCGTCCGATTCGAGCGACGTCTCGCGGTACGTCGAGGGCCCCGCGGGCATCGCCGACTATGTCTCCGAGCGCAGCGTGTACGGACAATCGAAGCGGACGATGGAGGTCATGACGTCGGTCGCTGCGTACACGCATGGCTTCAACGCCCTGATTGCGCGCTGTTTCGCGTTTGTCGGGCCGCATCTGTCTCTCGAGCACAACTACGTTATCGGCAATTTCATCCGCGACGCGTTGCATGGGCGCCAGATTGTCGTCACCGGCGACGGCACGCCATTACGTTCGTATCTCTATGCGGCCGATCTCGTCGTCTGGCTGCTGACGATTCTGGTGCGCGGCCGCAGCGGCGTGCCGTACAACGTCGGCGGCAAAGAGGCGGTATCGGTCGGCGAGCTGGCGCGTCGGGTCGCCGCTGCGGGCGGCTACCCGGCGGACGCCGTGACGATCAAGGGCATCCCGGTGCCTGGCGCGACGCCGTCGGCGTACTTGCCCTCGCTCAAGCGAATCGAGACTGAATTGGGTGTGCGCGTGGCCGTGCCCCTCGACGAAGCGATCCGCAGAACCTTGGCTTGGCACCGCAAGCGGTCGGACCTGAAGTGA